A segment of the Halovivax limisalsi genome:
GGTGTCGACGTCGTGGAGGGCGTTCTGCTGTAGCCACGCCTCGCGGAGATAGCGTGCGACTTCGAGGGTGAGCTGCTGGTCCTCCGGCAGGGCGTCCTTCCCGACCAGCTGGACGATTTCCTCGAGCTCGGACTCCTCGTCCAGCGTGTCGACCGCCCACTGGCGGGTCTCCGGCCAGTCGCCGGCGACGTTGTCGGTGAACCAGGGGTCGAGCTGACTGCGATACAGCGAGTAGGACTCGTCCCAGTTGATCGCCGGGAAGTGCCGGCGCTCGGCCAGATCGGCGTCCAGCGCCCAGAACGTCTTCACGATGCGCAGCGTGTTCTGGGTGACCGGCTCGGAGAAGTCCCCGCCCGGCGGCGAGACGGCGCCGACGACCGAGATCGATCCCTCGCCGCCGTTCTGGAGCTCGAAGCGCCCGGCGCGCTCGTAGAACTCCGCCAGTCGCGCGGCCAGGTAGGCCGGGTAGCCCTCCTCGCCGGGCATCTCCTCCAGCCGGGAGGAGATCTCGCGCATGGCCTCGGCCCACCGCGAGGTGGAGTCGGCCATCAGCGCGACGTCGTATCCCATGTCGCGGTAGTACTCCGCGATCGTGATCCCCGTGTAGATGCAGGATTCGCGCGCCGCGACGGGCATGTTCGACGTGTTGGCGATGAGGCAGGTCCGGGCCATCAGCGGGTTCCCGGTCTGGGGGTCCGGCAGTTCCGGGAAGTCCTCGATGACCTCGGTCATCTCGTTGCCCCGCTCGCCGCAGCCGATGTAGACGACGATGTCAGCGTCGGACCACTTGGCCAGCTGCTGCTGGGTGACGGTCTTGCCCGAGCCGAACGGCCCCGGAATCGCGGCCGTCCCGCCCTTCGCGAGCGGGAACAGGCCGTCCTGGATTCGCTGGCCGGTGACCAGCGGGTCCGTCGGGGTCCGCTTCTCGGCAGCCGGGCGCGCCTGGCGCACCGGCCACTCCTGATGCATCGAAATTTCTTCGCCGCTATCGAGTTCGACGACCGTCTCCTCGACGGTGAACTCGCCGGACTCGACGGCGACGACCTCGCCGCCCTCGGAGTCGGGCGGCACCATCACCTTGTGGTCGATGGTGACCGTCTCGGGGACGGTCCCGACGACGTCGCCCGGTTCGACCGCGTC
Coding sequences within it:
- a CDS encoding ATP synthase subunit A — protein: MSQATDTETVQEDGVIDSVSGPVVTATDLDARMNDVVYVGDEGLMGEVIEIEGNETTIQVYEETSGVGPGEPVENSGEPLSVDLGPGMLDSIYDGVQRPLDALEEKMGSAFLDRGVDAPGIDLDETWTFDPEVSEGDAVEPGDVVGTVPETVTIDHKVMVPPDSEGGEVVAVESGEFTVEETVVELDSGEEISMHQEWPVRQARPAAEKRTPTDPLVTGQRIQDGLFPLAKGGTAAIPGPFGSGKTVTQQQLAKWSDADIVVYIGCGERGNEMTEVIEDFPELPDPQTGNPLMARTCLIANTSNMPVAARESCIYTGITIAEYYRDMGYDVALMADSTSRWAEAMREISSRLEEMPGEEGYPAYLAARLAEFYERAGRFELQNGGEGSISVVGAVSPPGGDFSEPVTQNTLRIVKTFWALDADLAERRHFPAINWDESYSLYRSQLDPWFTDNVAGDWPETRQWAVDTLDEESELEEIVQLVGKDALPEDQQLTLEVARYLREAWLQQNALHDVDTYCEPEKTYRMLEAIKTFNDEAFEALDAGVPVDEIQDIEAAPRLNRMGTAEAYDEFIDELESDLAEQLRGLY